One genomic window of Vibrio parahaemolyticus includes the following:
- a CDS encoding Hsp70 family protein — protein MEHMNQENLSQETAQEQQSPKFSVGIDLGTTHCVMSYVDTQDEDARVQVMPIPQLTAPGTVETRSQLGSFLYQPHEHEMNQQSRVLPWSSEPKALVGAIARNLGSKTPIRLVASAKSWLCHAGVNRRDAFLPAGSPEEVEKVSPLRATELYLEHLKDAWNHANPNHKLADQDVTITVPASFDPAARDLTAEAARNVGFVHLTLLEEPQAALYNWIDNSNDKWRDEVEVGDIVLVVDIGGGTTDLSLVEVTEDEGNLTLNRIAVGEHILLGGDNMDLALAYRLKMKLAQEGKELQPWQVQAMTHACRDAKEALLNDSELQSVPIVVPSRGSKLLGATLKTELTQEEVQQTLVDGFFPQVAITDHPVQRNRGALTQMGLPYAQDAGITRHIAAFLSKQAHAQSGGESAQAQDFNPFANMPGMPGADAAQSADFIKPTAILFNGGVLKSKLLATRLEDTINEWLLEADAEMAKRLTGVDLDLAVASGAAYYGSVRRGQGVRIRGGIASAYYVGIESAMPAIPGMAPPMEALCVAPFGMEEGSSVDVPSQEFGLIIGQPVNFQFFGSTVRRDDLAGTHLDYWAPEELEELPEIQVTLPVSEGRREGEVVPVTLASRVTELGTLYLEAIAADNGQKWHVEFDVREDAKSDSNEEQ, from the coding sequence ATGGAACACATGAACCAAGAAAACCTTTCTCAAGAGACAGCGCAAGAGCAACAGTCTCCTAAATTCAGTGTTGGTATCGACTTAGGTACCACTCACTGCGTAATGTCTTACGTTGATACTCAAGACGAAGACGCTCGTGTACAAGTCATGCCTATCCCGCAGCTAACAGCTCCGGGTACTGTAGAAACTCGCAGCCAATTAGGCTCCTTCCTATACCAGCCGCATGAGCACGAAATGAACCAGCAATCACGCGTTCTTCCATGGTCGAGCGAGCCAAAAGCTCTGGTTGGTGCGATTGCTCGTAACCTAGGTTCAAAAACACCAATTCGTTTAGTTGCTAGTGCAAAATCTTGGCTTTGCCACGCTGGTGTAAACCGTCGTGACGCATTCCTACCAGCAGGTAGCCCAGAAGAAGTGGAAAAAGTATCCCCTCTTCGCGCAACCGAGCTATACCTTGAGCACCTAAAAGACGCTTGGAATCACGCGAATCCAAACCACAAACTTGCCGATCAAGACGTTACCATTACGGTTCCCGCTTCTTTCGATCCTGCGGCTCGTGACCTGACAGCCGAAGCTGCACGCAACGTTGGTTTTGTGCACCTAACGCTTCTAGAAGAGCCTCAAGCTGCGCTTTACAACTGGATTGATAACAGCAACGACAAATGGCGCGACGAAGTTGAAGTTGGCGACATCGTGCTTGTGGTCGATATCGGTGGTGGTACAACCGACCTTTCTTTAGTTGAAGTAACAGAAGACGAAGGCAACCTAACTCTGAACCGTATCGCGGTAGGTGAACATATCCTACTTGGCGGTGACAACATGGACCTTGCACTTGCGTACCGCTTGAAGATGAAGCTCGCGCAAGAAGGCAAAGAGCTACAGCCATGGCAAGTTCAGGCGATGACGCACGCATGTCGTGATGCTAAAGAAGCGCTATTGAACGACAGCGAGCTTCAGTCAGTGCCAATCGTTGTACCAAGCCGCGGTTCTAAACTGCTTGGTGCAACGCTGAAAACTGAACTGACTCAAGAAGAAGTACAACAAACATTAGTTGACGGTTTCTTCCCTCAAGTTGCGATTACCGACCACCCTGTTCAACGCAACCGTGGTGCACTAACACAAATGGGTCTGCCTTACGCACAAGATGCGGGTATTACTCGCCACATTGCAGCATTCTTGTCTAAGCAAGCACACGCGCAAAGCGGTGGTGAATCAGCGCAAGCTCAAGATTTCAACCCATTTGCAAACATGCCAGGTATGCCTGGCGCGGATGCAGCGCAATCGGCTGACTTCATCAAGCCAACCGCAATCCTATTCAACGGTGGTGTTCTGAAATCGAAACTTCTAGCAACTCGTCTAGAAGACACGATCAACGAATGGCTACTAGAAGCAGATGCAGAAATGGCGAAACGCCTAACAGGTGTGGATCTAGACCTTGCGGTTGCTAGCGGTGCGGCTTACTACGGCTCTGTGCGTCGTGGTCAAGGTGTGCGTATCCGCGGTGGTATTGCTTCGGCGTACTACGTGGGTATCGAAAGTGCAATGCCAGCGATTCCGGGCATGGCGCCTCCAATGGAAGCACTTTGTGTCGCACCATTTGGTATGGAAGAAGGCTCAAGCGTTGACGTACCAAGCCAAGAGTTTGGTTTGATCATCGGTCAACCAGTTAACTTCCAATTCTTCGGCTCAACCGTTCGTCGTGATGACCTAGCAGGTACTCACCTTGACTACTGGGCACCAGAAGAGCTTGAAGAGCTACCAGAAATCCAAGTAACGCTGCCAGTATCTGAAGGTCGTCGTGAAGGTGAAGTGGTTCCAGTAACTCTTGCTTCTCGCGTCACAGAGCTTGGCACGCTTTACTTAGAAGCCATCGCCGCAGATAACGGGCAAAAATGGCATGTTGAGTTCGATGTGCGCGAAGACGCGAAAAGTGACTCAAACGAAGAACAATAA
- a CDS encoding DUF2760 domain-containing protein, protein MNIDLNLIPQTFDMLHAGLAASSVLLLLIAVSRKSKVIEKVVEKPVEKIVEVEKPVEKIVEVEKVVEVEKVVEKVVEVESKLATASTDSAMQLLSIMQQEARLIDFLKEDLTSFSDEEVGAAARVIHTGGQKVLNDYVTLAHVRNEEEETRITVEEGFNPQEIRLTGNVTGSAPFHGTLVHKGWKATSMNLPKLAENYDASVIAPAEVEL, encoded by the coding sequence ATGAACATTGATTTGAACCTAATTCCTCAAACGTTCGATATGCTGCACGCAGGCCTTGCGGCTTCGAGCGTATTGCTTCTTCTGATCGCAGTATCACGCAAATCAAAAGTGATTGAGAAAGTGGTAGAGAAACCTGTCGAGAAAATCGTCGAGGTTGAAAAGCCAGTCGAGAAGATCGTAGAAGTGGAAAAGGTTGTAGAAGTAGAGAAAGTCGTAGAAAAAGTGGTGGAAGTTGAATCAAAACTTGCAACAGCTTCTACTGATTCTGCAATGCAGCTGCTTTCTATCATGCAGCAAGAAGCGCGTCTAATCGACTTCTTGAAAGAAGACCTAACTTCGTTCTCTGATGAAGAAGTAGGCGCTGCGGCTCGTGTTATCCACACTGGCGGTCAAAAAGTATTGAACGATTACGTGACACTTGCGCACGTTCGTAACGAAGAAGAAGAAACTCGTATTACGGTTGAAGAAGGCTTCAACCCACAAGAAATCCGCCTAACTGGTAACGTGACAGGCAGCGCGCCGTTCCACGGCACTCTAGTTCACAAAGGTTGGAAGGCAACGTCTATGAACCTGCCTAAACTGGCTGAGAACTACGATGCCTCTGTGATTGCTCCAGCTGAGGTTGAGCTGTAA
- a CDS encoding sensor domain-containing diguanylate cyclase, giving the protein MTTSTAQKSFIKRHSDSISAFVAALLVTAGVVGVAYQIQQRYTLATFATLADRQAESLKANVENDLKFIGAGANFYHSIDSSYWSAFPVYAEQVINSSHSLIGLQWMQRVKREDLDAHIAKMRQTYPDYQIFTVPKDQPKTFGYILENNTPVYVATDIYPRTQANLSLLGFYFSRKRFDLIFDDISTHKRANVSDKVRLLQDGYDKSIPKSGLLVYHPVFDFENKNLLGVVTGVIRSTVYFEELITKTATELEMSVRVEDLGFDASDDPFLFQSENWDRISGKVISRTIQLPNRQWRIDFKLSDAVSAWERSILTGTTIAGLLIAFLISYIVNLQSREKERLAEMLDIKTVELKRMAELDPLTQLLNRRVFNDNLLNQINSGKPFSLVGFDIDHFKVINDKYGHLAGDEALLHVTRLVNANLNAGDRFYRAGGDEFCILSTVTDTEELEAYLEKLRGIVASSSFDYEEASIICTLSIGAVVHHDEDPENLYHKMDAQLYLSKENGRNTVSIGD; this is encoded by the coding sequence ATGACCACAAGCACTGCTCAAAAGAGCTTTATAAAGAGACACTCTGATTCCATTTCTGCTTTTGTAGCGGCGCTCCTCGTCACTGCAGGCGTAGTTGGTGTGGCCTACCAAATTCAGCAACGATATACCCTCGCTACTTTTGCAACCCTTGCAGATCGACAAGCTGAATCTCTAAAAGCAAATGTTGAAAATGATTTGAAATTTATCGGAGCGGGGGCCAATTTTTATCATTCTATAGACAGTTCTTATTGGTCAGCATTTCCCGTTTATGCAGAGCAGGTTATCAATAGCTCTCACAGTTTGATTGGTTTGCAGTGGATGCAACGAGTAAAGCGAGAAGATTTAGACGCACACATTGCTAAAATGCGTCAAACATACCCAGATTACCAAATCTTTACTGTTCCAAAAGATCAGCCCAAAACCTTTGGCTACATTCTAGAAAACAACACTCCTGTTTACGTTGCAACGGACATCTACCCAAGAACCCAAGCCAACTTATCTTTACTTGGTTTTTACTTCTCTCGAAAGCGTTTTGATTTGATCTTTGACGACATCTCGACGCACAAACGCGCAAATGTTTCCGATAAAGTTCGTCTGCTTCAAGACGGCTACGACAAATCCATCCCCAAATCGGGCTTGCTGGTGTATCACCCGGTCTTTGATTTCGAGAATAAAAACCTGTTGGGCGTGGTAACAGGTGTGATTCGTAGCACTGTTTATTTCGAAGAGCTGATCACCAAGACGGCGACGGAACTTGAGATGTCGGTCAGAGTGGAAGACTTAGGTTTTGATGCCTCTGACGACCCGTTTTTGTTTCAAAGTGAAAACTGGGACCGGATCAGCGGTAAAGTGATCAGCCGAACGATTCAGCTGCCTAATCGACAATGGCGAATTGATTTCAAACTTTCAGATGCCGTGTCTGCTTGGGAGCGCTCCATTTTAACGGGAACGACCATCGCAGGTCTTCTGATTGCGTTTTTGATCAGCTACATAGTTAACTTACAGTCACGAGAAAAAGAACGTTTAGCCGAAATGCTTGATATTAAGACGGTTGAGCTAAAACGCATGGCTGAGTTAGACCCTCTGACGCAATTGTTGAACCGTCGCGTGTTTAACGACAACTTACTCAATCAAATTAATAGCGGCAAACCGTTCTCTTTGGTTGGTTTCGATATTGACCATTTCAAAGTGATTAATGATAAGTACGGCCATTTGGCGGGTGATGAAGCGTTACTTCATGTTACGAGATTGGTTAATGCCAACTTAAATGCGGGTGACCGATTCTATCGCGCAGGTGGAGATGAGTTTTGTATTCTTTCCACGGTGACGGACACAGAAGAGCTAGAAGCGTATCTTGAAAAATTACGCGGTATCGTGGCGAGCTCGTCATTTGACTATGAAGAGGCGTCTATAATTTGCACATTGAGTATTGGTGCGGTAGTTCATCACGACGAAGATCCGGAAAACTTGTACCACAAAATGGATGCTCAACTGTACTTAAGTAAGGAAAATGGCCGCAATACCGTGTCGATCGGTGATTAA
- a CDS encoding 3'-5' exonuclease, with product MNHNRIVCFDLEMCCWSENGVGRTGEIIEVGLAEIDLSKGEIVKRAQYYVKPEHDEVSLFCAELTGITPRKIEKQGRPLAEVIKSMIKNFGGRNKIYASWGRDDVILLEECKQKGIEAPFTEFINLATLYRIQNRLKDKRIGHRTAQEAKGIEWEGRQHSGYVDAHNLAKLALTML from the coding sequence ATGAACCATAACCGTATCGTCTGCTTCGATTTAGAAATGTGCTGCTGGAGCGAGAATGGCGTCGGCCGCACGGGAGAGATCATCGAAGTAGGGTTAGCTGAAATAGATTTGTCTAAAGGCGAGATCGTTAAGCGTGCTCAATACTACGTGAAGCCAGAACATGATGAAGTGTCACTGTTTTGTGCTGAACTGACGGGCATCACGCCGCGTAAAATCGAAAAGCAAGGCAGACCATTGGCCGAAGTAATCAAATCTATGATTAAGAACTTTGGTGGTCGCAACAAGATTTATGCTTCTTGGGGACGTGACGATGTCATTCTTCTTGAAGAGTGTAAACAAAAAGGCATTGAAGCGCCGTTTACGGAATTCATAAATCTCGCGACGCTGTACCGTATTCAAAACCGTTTAAAAGACAAGCGAATTGGCCACCGAACTGCTCAAGAAGCAAAAGGCATTGAGTGGGAAGGGCGTCAGCACTCGGGCTACGTGGACGCGCACAACCTAGCGAAGCTTGCGCTCACCATGCTGTAA
- a CDS encoding TerB family tellurite resistance protein → MFNSLTSLFKQLIDGSDLSKTNALSPNMAIACLLCEVSGADHLIDEKEESTKRSLLMKLLELNEQESEQLLAQAKEKTQDATSLYDFTSQLRELTQETRYNLIKSMWEVAYADGQIDPLEDAVIRKTAELLYVDHSDFIRAKLQSQ, encoded by the coding sequence ATGTTTAATTCTCTTACTTCGTTGTTCAAACAACTTATCGACGGCTCTGATTTGAGCAAAACCAATGCACTGTCGCCAAACATGGCGATCGCATGTCTGCTGTGTGAAGTGTCTGGTGCGGATCATCTAATTGATGAAAAAGAAGAAAGCACAAAGCGTTCTTTACTGATGAAGTTGCTCGAGTTAAACGAGCAAGAATCGGAGCAGTTACTTGCTCAGGCAAAAGAAAAAACGCAAGACGCTACCTCTTTGTACGATTTTACTTCCCAGCTTCGAGAACTCACACAAGAGACTCGCTACAACTTGATTAAGAGCATGTGGGAAGTCGCTTATGCCGATGGACAAATCGACCCACTTGAGGATGCTGTAATTCGCAAAACCGCAGAACTCTTGTACGTTGACCACAGCGATTTTATCCGCGCAAAACTGCAATCACAGTAA
- a CDS encoding alkaline phosphatase D family protein, with amino-acid sequence MPTTSTNTEPTPLPLIIAGPVLRKVTASEINIWLVTTKPLKGVVEIMDASTHNAYTSQSLDELQQLQIGQRAWVSLLAIKGDYPTHQPLRYQIQTQDGLLTKLLPHLSYEQDQHPHQGLEFVISEKADYVLHGSCRNPHHFSKDTLVTADEKVASLRVDERPDMLIMSGDQIYADHVAGPTLDAIEQVVKLLGLPDEQFEQAPIADTKALYKHPDCYYGRDKLLPHYVDDGSLLTKLFPHRGTPIFSAKECENHLISFAECFAMYLLVWSPTLWDLIQRDRLLETAFTVGGRTLEPKWQQQWREEKVQIDNFVAGLAKVQRLLAHIPTYMIFDDHDVTDDWNLTIGWEQAAYSNVFSKRIIGNSLIAYWLCQGWGNAPEKFNETFWRHANHFFDTPSSQAQDAFIQHLYRFEEWHYTIPTSPKVVVLDTRTRRWRSESRMNKPSGLMDWEAMIDFHQELVHQDKVIIVSAAPMFGVKFIEALQRVVTMLGKPLMVDAENWMAHPGSANTLISIFTHTKTPTNFVILSGDVHYSFAYDIKLRYRKNSPNIYQITCSGIKNQFPTQLLTICDGLDRMLYSPRSPLNWFTKRKRLKIYKRAPSTHNFYRLVNHSAIGELRLDDEGKPSHIGILTSDGEEINFPPTRAEDKGK; translated from the coding sequence TTGCCAACAACGTCGACCAATACTGAACCTACTCCCCTTCCTCTTATTATTGCAGGGCCTGTCCTGCGCAAAGTCACCGCGTCTGAAATCAACATTTGGCTAGTGACAACCAAGCCTCTTAAAGGCGTGGTTGAAATAATGGATGCAAGCACTCACAACGCATACACATCACAATCACTTGATGAACTTCAGCAGCTCCAAATAGGTCAGAGAGCGTGGGTAAGCTTACTCGCCATTAAAGGTGATTACCCAACTCATCAACCGCTTCGCTACCAAATTCAAACTCAAGATGGTCTATTGACTAAGCTGTTGCCACATCTGAGCTATGAACAAGACCAACATCCACATCAAGGATTGGAGTTTGTGATCAGCGAGAAAGCCGATTACGTTCTTCATGGCTCTTGTCGAAATCCTCACCATTTTAGTAAAGACACTTTAGTCACTGCAGACGAAAAGGTCGCTAGCTTACGTGTTGATGAGCGACCAGACATGCTGATCATGAGTGGTGACCAAATTTATGCAGACCACGTAGCGGGGCCGACTTTGGACGCCATTGAGCAAGTCGTTAAGCTACTAGGGTTACCAGACGAGCAATTTGAGCAAGCGCCCATTGCAGATACAAAAGCACTGTATAAACACCCAGATTGCTACTATGGACGCGATAAGCTTCTGCCACATTATGTCGATGACGGTAGTTTGTTAACCAAGCTGTTCCCTCATCGGGGCACACCCATTTTTAGTGCGAAAGAGTGTGAAAACCACCTGATCAGTTTCGCTGAATGCTTTGCAATGTATCTGCTAGTTTGGTCACCTACCCTTTGGGATCTAATCCAACGCGACCGCTTGCTGGAAACTGCATTCACGGTTGGTGGAAGAACTCTCGAACCAAAATGGCAACAGCAATGGCGCGAGGAAAAAGTCCAAATAGATAACTTTGTTGCAGGTTTGGCGAAGGTACAAAGACTGCTCGCGCACATCCCTACCTATATGATCTTTGATGATCACGACGTAACCGACGATTGGAACTTAACCATCGGCTGGGAACAAGCGGCTTACAGCAACGTTTTCTCAAAACGCATTATCGGCAACAGTTTGATCGCGTACTGGCTTTGCCAAGGCTGGGGAAACGCGCCAGAAAAGTTTAACGAGACGTTTTGGCGACACGCGAACCACTTTTTCGACACGCCCTCTTCGCAAGCTCAAGATGCCTTTATTCAACATCTCTATCGCTTCGAAGAATGGCATTACACTATCCCTACTTCACCAAAGGTCGTGGTACTCGACACACGAACTCGCCGCTGGCGGTCTGAATCTCGCATGAATAAACCATCGGGTTTGATGGATTGGGAAGCGATGATTGACTTCCACCAAGAGCTGGTGCATCAAGACAAAGTGATTATTGTTTCTGCCGCTCCCATGTTTGGTGTGAAATTCATTGAAGCCTTGCAGCGTGTGGTAACAATGCTTGGCAAACCGTTGATGGTCGATGCCGAAAACTGGATGGCGCATCCGGGCAGTGCCAATACGCTCATCAGTATTTTTACGCATACCAAAACACCAACCAACTTTGTGATTTTGTCTGGTGACGTTCACTACTCGTTCGCCTATGACATCAAATTGCGTTATCGAAAAAACAGCCCGAATATTTATCAAATCACCTGTAGCGGCATTAAAAACCAGTTTCCTACGCAACTGCTCACGATCTGCGATGGCCTAGACAGAATGCTTTACAGTCCGCGTTCACCTCTCAACTGGTTTACGAAACGTAAACGCTTGAAGATCTACAAACGCGCGCCAAGCACTCACAATTTTTATCGCTTGGTTAATCACAGTGCTATCGGAGAGTTACGCTTGGACGATGAAGGAAAACCGAGTCACATCGGCATTCTGACTAGCGACGGGGAGGAGATTAACTTCCCTCCAACTCGCGCAGAAGATAAAGGAAAATAA
- a CDS encoding MipA/OmpV family protein — protein sequence MMLTLAAAVSTAYATDEQTWGIAAMYRTASIPFYTANDDSTVSTFVPMMFFENEHLYINGLEGGAFLFNEEDSDWRVSAITRLRFVDIPKSVQNAFEGDRVDFGGQLRYDFNENWRAEVELMTDDEFQFHSNYRIAANYELGDWEFEPSFTIRYKDSDFNSEYYAFKDVTGERIGAGADANLGIKARYHVISNLYLLGETSVTRLDNEAYKSGIVEDRYQGEVFVGFGFFNDKGKERKSDLHNRPYLRIAHGWATPSNMGDIFKFNAEKDEYDNQLTSFFYGHPLTDELFGLPLDIYLTPGLVHHWSSDAQSSSTEYVMAIKAYYTFNWPTQWRFGVAEGMSYIDNITYIEGTEMEEKGYTPSNLLNYLDFSLDVNVGDLFNQKDWENMWVGYSLHHRSAIFENASQFGRIKGGSNYNTIYFQYEF from the coding sequence ATGATGCTTACGCTCGCTGCGGCTGTATCAACGGCTTATGCAACAGATGAGCAAACGTGGGGCATTGCCGCCATGTATCGCACGGCCTCGATTCCTTTTTACACTGCTAACGATGACTCTACGGTGAGCACCTTCGTGCCGATGATGTTTTTTGAAAATGAACATTTGTACATTAACGGACTCGAGGGTGGCGCTTTTCTGTTTAACGAAGAGGATTCTGACTGGCGAGTGAGCGCGATTACGCGTCTTCGTTTTGTCGACATTCCTAAATCCGTTCAAAACGCGTTTGAAGGTGATCGCGTCGATTTTGGTGGCCAACTGCGTTATGACTTTAATGAAAACTGGCGAGCTGAAGTGGAATTGATGACGGATGACGAGTTTCAGTTCCACTCAAACTACAGAATTGCAGCAAATTACGAGCTGGGTGATTGGGAGTTCGAACCATCTTTTACCATCCGTTATAAGGACTCTGATTTCAACAGCGAGTATTACGCTTTCAAAGATGTGACAGGGGAAAGAATCGGTGCTGGCGCAGATGCTAATCTGGGCATCAAAGCGCGTTATCACGTGATTTCTAACCTCTATTTGTTGGGCGAAACCAGCGTGACGCGCTTAGACAACGAAGCTTACAAGAGCGGAATTGTCGAAGATCGTTACCAAGGTGAAGTGTTTGTCGGTTTCGGCTTCTTTAACGACAAAGGCAAAGAGCGAAAATCTGACCTTCACAATCGCCCATATTTGCGAATTGCGCACGGCTGGGCGACGCCTTCCAATATGGGAGACATTTTCAAGTTCAACGCAGAAAAGGATGAATACGATAATCAGCTCACTTCGTTTTTCTACGGACATCCGTTGACTGATGAACTGTTTGGTTTGCCTCTTGATATCTATTTAACGCCTGGTTTGGTTCATCATTGGTCGTCGGATGCTCAGTCATCTAGTACCGAATATGTCATGGCGATTAAAGCGTATTACACCTTTAACTGGCCGACTCAATGGCGTTTTGGTGTTGCGGAAGGGATGTCTTACATCGACAACATCACCTATATCGAAGGTACAGAAATGGAAGAGAAAGGTTACACGCCAAGTAACTTGCTTAACTATCTGGACTTTTCATTGGATGTGAACGTCGGTGACCTGTTTAACCAAAAAGATTGGGAGAACATGTGGGTGGGGTATTCGTTACACCATCGCTCTGCGATCTTCGAAAACGCCTCTCAATTTGGCAGAATTAAAGGCGGAAGTAACTACAACACGATTTATTTCCAATACGAATTCTAA
- a CDS encoding DmsA/YnfE/YnfF family dimethyl sulfoxide reductase, with translation MSQNGKFNITRRDALKGGSALGALALAGNALSLPFATKAVAKETPAKPNEKIVWSACTVNCGSRCPLRMHVVDGEIKWVETDNTGDDVYNHNHQVRACLRGRSMRRRVYSPDRLKYPLLRVGKRGEGKFKRITWDEAFDLIGDNLKRIIKDYGNDAVYLNYGTGTLGGTVTKSWDPSATLVARMMNLCGGYLNHYGDYSAANIECMSEYFYGTWVDNNSIDDVQNADLCLMFGNNPAETRMSGGGQVHNYVDAKNISHTRTICIDPRYTDTAAGREDQWVPIKHGTDAALIAAIANVLISEDKVDQDFLDRYCVGYDRKTLPASAPENGSYKDYIMGTGPDGIEKTPEWAQPITGIPADVILKLAREIGDAKRIYITQGWGLQRSANGEQACKAIMMLSLLRGQVGLQGGGTGAREGNHSYPFQRFPKVPNPISASIPMFLWTDTIFRGTEMTDLTDGIKGVQKLQNNIKFIWNYAGNCLINQHSDINRTHDILQDEKACEMIVVIDNHMTSSAKYADIVLPDCTTSEQSDFCMDGAAASMPYFIFASQAIQPRFECKPIYDIMSGVAKRMGVFDEFTEGRTQEEWLQWMYAQTVKQNNDPNLPSYDEMRKQGIYKKQFDRPHVAFEDFRRDPEANPLPSPSGKIEIYSETLAQINEEWELDEDESITPLPEYVSTFNGWDSPDRKEFPLQLTGFHYKARAHSTYGNVDILKAAAPQDLWINPIDAASRNIENGDLVSVRSKFGEMNVRVKVTPRIMPHVVGLGEGAWYAPNAKGVDQAGSINVLTTQRPSPLAKSNPSHTNLVEVTLIKKMGAK, from the coding sequence ATGAGTCAAAATGGTAAGTTTAATATTACTCGGCGTGATGCTTTAAAGGGCGGTTCTGCACTTGGCGCTTTAGCGTTAGCAGGAAACGCGCTTTCTCTCCCGTTCGCAACTAAAGCGGTTGCCAAAGAAACGCCAGCAAAACCAAATGAAAAAATTGTCTGGTCGGCATGTACCGTAAACTGTGGTTCTCGTTGTCCGCTTCGTATGCACGTGGTCGACGGTGAAATCAAATGGGTAGAAACCGATAACACGGGTGATGATGTGTATAACCACAATCATCAAGTTCGTGCTTGTTTGCGTGGTCGCTCTATGCGTCGCCGTGTTTACTCGCCAGACCGTTTGAAATACCCACTTCTTCGCGTTGGTAAACGTGGTGAAGGTAAGTTCAAACGCATCACTTGGGACGAAGCCTTTGACCTCATTGGTGACAACCTAAAACGCATCATTAAAGACTACGGTAATGACGCGGTTTACTTAAACTACGGTACGGGTACCTTGGGTGGTACGGTAACTAAGAGCTGGGATCCGAGCGCGACATTGGTTGCACGTATGATGAACCTTTGTGGTGGTTACCTGAATCACTACGGCGACTACTCGGCAGCTAACATTGAATGTATGTCTGAGTATTTCTACGGCACTTGGGTAGACAACAACTCGATTGACGACGTACAAAATGCAGATCTTTGTCTGATGTTTGGTAACAACCCTGCAGAAACTCGTATGTCGGGCGGTGGTCAGGTTCACAACTACGTGGACGCAAAAAACATCAGCCACACACGTACGATCTGTATCGACCCTCGTTACACCGATACTGCCGCTGGCCGTGAAGACCAATGGGTACCAATCAAGCATGGTACTGACGCTGCACTGATCGCTGCTATCGCAAATGTATTGATCAGCGAAGATAAAGTCGACCAAGACTTCCTTGACCGTTACTGTGTGGGTTACGACCGCAAAACACTGCCAGCGTCAGCGCCAGAAAACGGTAGCTACAAAGATTACATCATGGGCACAGGTCCAGATGGTATCGAGAAAACACCAGAGTGGGCACAACCAATCACAGGTATTCCTGCTGATGTGATCTTGAAACTTGCGCGTGAAATCGGCGATGCAAAACGTATTTACATCACGCAAGGTTGGGGTCTACAACGCTCAGCAAACGGGGAGCAAGCGTGTAAAGCGATCATGATGCTGTCTCTGCTTCGAGGTCAGGTTGGTCTACAAGGTGGTGGTACTGGTGCTCGTGAGGGTAACCACTCTTACCCATTCCAACGCTTCCCGAAAGTGCCAAACCCAATCAGCGCTTCTATCCCAATGTTCCTTTGGACAGATACGATTTTCCGTGGCACTGAGATGACCGATCTTACTGACGGTATCAAAGGTGTTCAGAAGCTGCAAAACAACATCAAGTTCATCTGGAACTACGCGGGTAACTGCCTGATTAACCAACACTCAGACATCAACCGCACACACGACATTCTTCAAGATGAAAAAGCGTGTGAAATGATTGTGGTGATCGATAACCACATGACGTCTTCTGCGAAGTATGCCGATATCGTACTGCCAGACTGTACAACGTCAGAGCAATCGGATTTCTGTATGGATGGTGCGGCGGCGTCAATGCCTTACTTCATCTTTGCAAGCCAAGCGATTCAACCTCGTTTCGAATGTAAGCCAATCTACGACATCATGTCTGGCGTGGCGAAGCGTATGGGCGTGTTTGATGAGTTTACTGAAGGTCGCACGCAAGAAGAGTGGCTGCAATGGATGTACGCTCAGACCGTCAAACAAAACAACGATCCAAACCTGCCGTCTTACGATGAGATGAGAAAGCAGGGCATCTACAAGAAGCAATTCGACCGTCCACACGTGGCGTTTGAGGACTTCCGCCGTGACCCAGAAGCGAATCCATTGCCTTCGCCATCAGGTAAGATTGAGATCTACTCAGAGACCCTCGCGCAGATCAACGAAGAATGGGAACTGGATGAAGATGAATCCATCACACCATTGCCTGAATACGTATCGACGTTCAACGGCTGGGATTCGCCAGATCGTAAAGAGTTCCCGCTTCAGTTAACGGGCTTCCACTACAAAGCTCGTGCGCACTCTACGTACGGCAACGTCGACATCCTAAAAGCAGCAGCACCACAAGATCTTTGGATCAACCCGATTGATGCAGCGTCACGCAACATTGAAAACGGTGATTTGGTTAGCGTGCGCAGCAAGTTCGGTGAAATGAACGTTCGCGTAAAAGTGACCCCACGCATCATGCCGCATGTGGTTGGCTTAGGTGAGGGTGCATGGTACGCACCAAACGCAAAAGGTGTTGACCAAGCGGGCTCAATCAACGTGCTGACAACACAACGTCCAAGCCCGTTGGCAAAATCGAACCCGAGCCATACCAACCTCGTTGAAGTGACGCTAATTAAGAAAATGGGGGCTAAATAA